The following coding sequences are from one Culex quinquefasciatus strain JHB chromosome 1, VPISU_Cqui_1.0_pri_paternal, whole genome shotgun sequence window:
- the LOC6035218 gene encoding zinc finger protein 26, producing the protein MQLDIAADPKRLCRICMAGANEHFVDLYDAASFGLPSLHGMLRTICAPVFAKPEAEDVVVMPQMMPTKVCLECRNATVAAYDLHQQCIEADRRLGELIALMWELQGPGGDEIGDDCVEQAKYDEPCAAPELPATSKEQTQKEEMVDSDSLLMEEVLNRDEKCSECGISFSSFIAHRKHTQEGNCRRTHTYPCRICGKVFDKQTRLQYHMYSHKERVACEWCDETFRNRGGLLVHINRKRCPGKKSQEEPTSSAEVQEQDEDAAIDMQCKECGVSFTSSKAQRTHIQEGNCQQRPTFPCTICGKTFDKLSRMQYHLYTHRERFPCPRCVQTFRYKTHLRRHLANKSCKVMKASISQDVDTSQEPEEHDTSEDPLLASEIKVEEPEIEDAETELESKILAEQIAVPEEGHKKDGRCLQESEQSPKPFACDLCEKSFTSVVGLVHHKNKHVDRGYCDKCRKLFKSKADLETHIARGICLGDMARTCLVCKKLFETMVEYRKHRREAHQGPIDCTDCGRTLRNFHSFYVHVRERYCKNIKNRSAKGGKCKICGEVQASIPQLKLHMKAKHLGKIFHCAACQLHFPTQQKFDAHTEKHAQKLVNICQTCNTSFPTLAALKRHKFTHMKPVKCVVCGRAFSSKYHLKVHMSHTHTGENPHACELCPMRFRTVAGKQKHMRTHSSEVSDEKQRAEEAGADME; encoded by the coding sequence aTGCAGCTAGATATTGCAGCGGACCCGAAAAGGCTGTGCCGGATTTGCATGGCGGGCGCGAACGAACACTTTGTGGACCTGTACGATGCTGCCTCGTTCGGTCTGCCCAGTTTGCACGGGATGCTGCGGACGATTTGCGCTCCGGTGTTTGCAAAGCCCGAAGCCGAAGACGTCGTCGTCATGCCGCAGATGATGCCGACGAAGGTGTGCTTGGAGTGCCGGAATGCAACGGTAGCGGCCTACGACCTGCACCAGCAGTGCATCGAAGCTGACCGTCGGCTAGGCGAGCTGATAGCTTTGATGTGGGAACTTCAGGGTCCCGGAGGTGATGAGATTGGTGACGATTGTGTCGAGCAAGCAAAGTATGATGAACCGTGTGCTGCACCGGAACTTCCGGCTACGTCAAAAGAACAAACTCAGAAAGAGGAAATGGTCGATTCAGATTCCTTGCTGATGGAAGAAGTGCTTAACCGAGACGAAAAATGCAGTGAGTGCGGCATATCGTTCTCGTCATTTATAGCTCACCGGAAGCACACCCAAGAGGGAAATTGTCGTCGAACGCACACTTATCCGTGCAGAATTTGTGGAAAGGTCTTTGACAAGCAAACCAGACTGCAGTACCACATGTACAGCCACAAGGAGCGCGTGGCTTGCGAGTGGTGTGACGAAACGTTCCGCAACCGAGGTGGTCTGTTGGTGCATATCAACCGTAAACGCTGCCCGGGTAAAAAGTCCCAGGAGGAACCGACAAGCAGCGCGGAAGTGCAAGAACAGGACGAAGATGCCGCAATCGACATGCAATGCAAGGAGTGTGGCGTTTCGTTTACGTCGAGCAAAGCGCAAAGAACGCACATTCAAGAGGGAAATTGCCAGCAAAGGCCAACCTTTCCGTGTACAATTTGTGGCAAGACCTTCGACAAACTGAGCAGAATGCAGTACCACTTGTACACCCACAGAGAGCGCTTCCCCTGCCCGAGGTGTGTGCAAACGTTCCGATACAAAACTCATCTGCGGAGGCATCTCGCTAATAAAAGTTGTAAAGTTATGAAAGCGAGCATCTCCCAGGACGTGGACACCAGTCAGGAGCCGGAAGAACACGATACGAGCGAAGATCCACTGTTGGCCAGCGAAATCAAAGTTGAAGAACCGGAAATCGAAGACGCAGAGACGGAATTGGAGAGCAAAATCCTAGCGGAGCAAATTGCTGTCCCTGAGGAGGGGCACAAGAAGGATGGAAGATGTCTGCAAGAATCGGAACAATCGCCAAAGCCATTTGCGTGTGACCTGTGTGAGAAATCGTTTACTTCAGTCGTTGGTTTGGTGCAccacaaaaacaaacacgtcGATCGAGGCTATTGCGACAAATgcagaaaattgtttaaatccaAGGCTGATCTAGAGACGCACATCGCAAGGGGAATATGTTTGGGTGATATGGCGAGGACCTGCTTGGTTTGCAAGAAACTCTTCGAAACGATGGTGGAATACAGAAAACATCGTCGAGAGGCTCATCAGGGACCCATCGATTGCACGGATTGTGGTCGAACGCTAAGAAACTTTCATTCCTTTTATGTTCACGTAAGGGAAAGATATTGCaagaacataaaaaatcgatccGCCAAGGGAGGAAAGTGCAAAATCTGCGGAGAAGTGCAAGCATCCATTCCACAGCTTAAACTGCACATGAAAGCGAAACATTTGGGCAAGATCTTCCATTGCGCCGCCTGCCAACTTCACTTCCCCACCCAACAAAAGTTCGATGCACACACGGAGAAGCACGCCCAAAAATTGGTCAATATTTGCCAAACCTGCAACACTAGCTTCCCCACGCTGGCAGCCCTGAAAAGGCATAAGTTTACGCACATGAAACCTGTAAAATGCGTCGTTTGCGGGCGGGCCTTTAGCAGCAAATATCATCTCAAGGTGCACATGTCACACACACATACGGGTGAAAACCCGCACGCCTGTGAACTGTGCCCGATGCGATTCAGGACGGTTGCTGGCAAGCAAAAACACATGCGAACCCACTCGAGCGAAGTCAGCGACGAGAAGCAACGAGCGGAAGAAGCAGGTGCAGATATGGAGTAG
- the LOC6035217 gene encoding zinc finger protein 883, whose protein sequence is MQTLNTMSTSTTDMTAYCRVCMATPEAGFSSLYESSSSSSGQPSLHGMLSVICAPIFAKPAPEESTPKWPANACETCKNAIVAAFKLHQQCIETDRQLNKIFAVKLEVEEEVVEEAKDNIDDPLEEIKVEPLEVMMVELDENDAADDDKSDDGGDNSSDSDWEEDDTEKRTCKVCSKVVDKVSQLGKHMKKEHPDRPHVCRICSESFKSYSGLQYHKVTHKGPATCDECGKTFVTKGSLNNHQKLGHCHGKKYPFAAEAGKKKSSAQSDQSKTCKVCGEVQKNAYALNVHVKKLHADCVLHCDQCNLVFFKPYGLEKHKKSHASGQFSVCKICKEEFPTRDAMRYHMRNHDGPFNCTVCDKLIHTKTALTTHMKRHSGHKPFSCEMCPMKFFSRMEKIQHMVTHTKVRDHVCDLCGSGFTKSDSLIKHKIRVHEKLRPFPCTLCTLKFANSHQLQRHMRTHTGEKPYKCHYCDRAYSQSNDLVKHTKIHVGAHPYACDRCDESFRLLTELRQHYQVHVQAGDDPKLPDELSFTSVATLNRRFDKERQQQKVGEAANESSA, encoded by the exons atgcaaacATTAAACACCATGTCCACCTCAACAACGGACATGACGGCCTACTGCCGAGTCTGTATGGCCACACCGGAAGCTGGCTTCAGCAGTCTGTACGAATCGTCATCCTCATCCTCTGGCCAACCCAGTCTGCACGGCATGTTGAGCGTCATATGCGCGCCGATTTTCGCTAAACCAGCGCCGGAAGAGTCAACTCCCAAGTGGCCGGCCAATGCTTGCGAAACGTGCAAAAATGCCATCGTAGCCGCATTCAAACTGCACCAGCAGTGCATCGAAACGGACCGGCAACTGAATAAGATCTTTGCCGTGAAGCTGGAAGTCGAGGAAGAAGTGGTTGAGGAAGCGAAAGACAACATTGACGATCCGTTGGAAGAGATTAAGGTGGAACCGCTGGAAGTGATGATGGTCGAGCTGGACGAAAATGACGCCGCCGATGATGATAAGTCGGACGACGGAGGTGACAATAGCAGCGATTCTGACTGGGAGGAGGACGACACCGAAAAGAGAACCTGTAAAGTATGTTCCAAAGTGGTGGACAAGGTTTCACAGCTGGGCAAACACATGAAAAAGGAACATCCGGATCGACCACACGTGTGCCGGATTTGCAGCGAATCGTTCAAGTCGTACTCAGGATTGCAATACCACAAAGTGACGCATAAAGGGCCGGCAACATGCGATGAATGCGGAAAGACCTTTGTGACCAAGGGCAGCTTGAATAACCACCAGAAGTTGGGACATTGCCACGGTAAAAAGTATCCTTTCGCCGCCGAGGCAGGCAAGAAAAAGTCTTCAGCGCAGAGTGATCAATCGAAGACCTGTAAAGTATGTGGTGAAGTTCAGAAAAATGCTTACGCGCTGAACGTCCATGTCAAGAAACTGCACGCGGACTGTGTGCTCCACTGTGACCAGTGCAATTTGGTGTTCTTCAAACCGTACGGTCTCGAAAAGCACAAAAAGAGTCACGCTTCCGGCCAGTTTAgcgtttgcaaaatttgtaaagAGGAGTTCCCGACGAGAGATGCAATGCGCTACCATATGCGAAATCACGACGGACCGTTCAACTGTACCGTGTGCGATAAATTGATTCACACTAAAACGGCCCTCACAACCCACATGAAGCGTCACTCTGGTCATAAACCATTCTCTTGCGAGATGTGCCCGATGAAGTTCTTCTCGCGGATGGAAAAGATTCAGCACATGGTCACGCACACAAAGGTTCGCGATCACGTTTGCGACCTCTGCGGATCCGGCTTTACCAAGTCGGACTCTTTGATCAAGCACAAGATTCGCGTTCATGAAA AACTTCGCCCATTCCCATGTACACTGTGCACGTTGAAGTTTGCCAACTCTCACCAGCTGCAGCGCCATATGCGTACCCACACAGGAGAAAAGCCATACAAATGCCATTACTGCGATCGCGCGTACTCGCAGAGCAACGATTTGGTCAAACATACGAAGATCCACGTGGGAGCTCATCCCTATGCCTGCGATCGCTGCGACGAAAGCTTCCGACTGCTGACCGAACTGCGCCAGCACTACCAGGTCCACGTGCAAGCCGGCGACGATCCAAAGCTGCCGGACGAGCTCTCGTTCACCAGTGTGGCCACGCTGAACCGACGATTCGACAAGGAACGGCAGCAGCAGAAAGTGGGGGAAGCGGCGAATGAGTCGTCGgcttga
- the LOC119765314 gene encoding oocyte zinc finger protein XlCOF6-like, translated as MQLGIVADTKMLCRICMVPVVEHPANLYDDASPFGLPSLHDMLRTICAPVFAKPEAEAIVPNMPTIVCLVCRNAIVAAYNLHQQCIETDRRLGELVALMWELQGPGSDEIGEVSEDPPKSSIKEVPMSKETMVESVEIKDQSAQPSCSQRGNADDKTCVECGKTFSSRWTLVRHKREGWCDKTNDPMMRTCDICNKVLKTVQLLKRHRQMHDSRPCPPELPASTQEHTPEGDRPAEESSVLNNEQVDSVKDEALDMMDESQSHNEEEVVDARGMKCTNCGISFSSNLSYRNHMLEKSCQQKQLFPCTKCGKTFDKLTRMQYHRRNHKERLACNLCNQTFKNRDCLRIHHTRKLCLGIETSTSEAACQGEQGQVRKDEPVVNVNKTCLRCGKTFATGWTLKRHKNEGRCEGPNVSMARTCVICCQVFKTVKLLRKHRQIHAGTDGTEQAESDKAELPAGEEIPLLNTEQVDVIKVEALDLTDENEEAVNEVRVFKCTDCGISYSSTASYRKHTLEGNCQGKQLFPCSICGKTFDNATRLKYHLRNHKARVACSKCDLTFKNRMCLRLHHKRNRCSGNKTNTSLAIRQEENSAEEQEQSEEQHQMQGEVNIAEGKSNESLLVEIQPSLKNTAKMNVERDIQCANCGVAFTSNRAHQNHIKDGNCQRKITYPCKKCGMVFDKLTRMHYHMYSHKEREACSKCGTTFGYRSALVRHLKKSRCSQNQTQEQSENQAGQQTPTFPCKICGQIFHSYTRMLYHRRNHQKRVSCPHCDQLFRNKNILHAHIRARRCLIDSASSSQTVVNEEALEIIKVEEPQIMDT; from the coding sequence ATGCAGCTCGGCATTGTAGCGGACACGAAGATGCTGTGCCGGATTTGCATGGTACCCGTCGTGGAACATCCGGCGAACCTGTACGATGACGCGTCCCCGTTCGGTCTGCCCAGTTTGCACGACATGCTGCGGACGATTTGCGCTCCGGTGTTTGCGAAACCCGAAGCGGAAGCCATCGTGCCGAACATGCCGACCATTGTTTGTCTGGTGTGTCGGAACGCAATCGTGGCGGCCTACAACCTGCACCAGCAGTGCATCGAGACCGATCGACGGCTGGGTGAGTTGGTAGCTTTGATGTGGGAACTCCAAGGTCCCGGCAGCGATGAGATTGGTGAGGTTTCCGAAGATCCTCCCAAGAGCAGTATCAAGGAGGTACCAATGTCGAAGGAAACAATGGTTGAGAGCGTTGAGATCAAGGATCAGTCTGCGCAGCCAAGTTGTTCACAGCGAGGAAACGCTGACGACAAAACTTGTGTGGAATGTGGGAAGACGTTTTCAAGCCGATGGACCTTGGTCAGGCATAAACGGGAAGGTTGGTGTGATAAGACGAACGACCCCATGATGCGCACGTGTGATATCTGCAATAAGGTTTTAAAGACCGTGCAATTGCTGAAAAGACATCGTCAAATGCATGATAGCAGACCGTGTCCTCCGGAACTTCCAGCTTCAACTCAAGAACACACTCCGGAAGGAGATAGGCCCGCCGAGGAGAGTTCGGTGTTGAATAATGAGCAAGTGGATTCGGTAAAGGACGAAGCGTTAGACATGATGGATGAAAGCCAAAGTCACAACGAAGAAGAGGTCGTCGATGCGCGTGGCATGAAATGCACCAATTGCGGTATATCATTCTCCTCAAACCTATCGTATCGAAATCACATGCTGGAAAAAAGTTGCCAGCAAAAACAACTATTTCCGTGcacaaaatgtggaaaaaccTTCGACAAACTTACAAGAATGCAGTACCACAGACGTAACCATAAGGAACGGCTTGCTTGTAATTTGTGTAATCAAACATTCAAGAATAGAGACTGTCTGCGGATACATCACACGCGTAAACTTTGTTTGGGGATCGAGACAAGCACCTCCGAGGCCGCGTGCCAAGGAGAACAAGGCCAGGTGCGAAAAGACGAACCAGTAGTCAAtgtaaacaaaacttgtttgcgTTGTGGCAAAACATTTGCAACCGGGTGGACTTTGAAAAGACACAAAAATGAAGGCAGGTGTGAGGGTCCGAATGTCTCCATGGCGCGCACCTGTGTGATCTGCTGTCAAGTTTTTAAGACGGTTAAGTTGTTGAGAAAACATCGTCAAATCCATGCGGGCACCGACGGCACCGAGCAAGCAGAGTCCGACAAGGCGGAGCTTCCAGCAGGAGAGGAGATCCCGTTGCTGAATACCGAGCAAGTGGATGTGATAAAGGTCGAAGCTCTAGACCTGACGGATGAAAACGAAGAAGCGGTCAACGAAGTGCGTGTCTTCAAATGTACCGATTGCGGCATATCGTACTCGTCAACCGCATCGTATCGAAAGCACACGCTCGAAGGTAATTGCCAGGGAAAACAACTATTTCCATGCTCAATATGTGGAAAAACATTCGATAATGCAACAAGATTGAAGTACCACCTGCGTAATCATAAGGCGCGTGTGGCTTGCTCGAAGTGCGATTTAACGTTCAAAAACCGAATGTGTTTGCGGTTACATCACAAACGTAATCGATGTTCAGGGAATAAAACCAACACTTCGCTAGCCATTCGCCAAGAAGAAAATAGTGCTGAAGAGCAGGAACAGTCAGAGGAACAGCACCAAATGCAGGGAGAAGTAAATATCGCTGAAGGAAAATCCAACGAATCGTTGCTGGTAGAAATACAACCATCGCTAAAAAATACCGCAAAGATGAACGTAGAACGTGACATACAATGTGCCAATTGTGGCGTGGCGTTCACATCAAACAGAGCACATCAAAATCACATCAAAGACGGGAATTGCCAGCGGAAGATAACTTATCCATGCAAAAAGTGTGGAATGGTCTTTGACAAACTTACCAGAATGCATTACCACATGTACAGCCACAAGGAGCGCGAGGCTTGCTCAAAGTGTGGTACCACGTTTGGTTACAGATCAGCACTGGTGAGGCACCTGAAGAAATCCCGATGTTCACAAAATCAGACGCAGGAACAAAGTGAAAACCAAGCAGGACAGCAAACGCCAACGTTTCCATGCAAAATTTGTGGTCAGATTTTCCATTCATACACAAGAATGTTGTACCACAGGCGCAACCACCAGAAGCGCGTGTCTTGTCCGCACTGCGATCAGTTGTTCAGAAACAAAAACATTCTGCATGCGCATATCAGAGCAAGACGATGCTTAATCGATAGCGCAAGCAGTTCCCAGACCGTGGTGAACGAAGAAGCGTTGGAAATTATCAAAGTGGAGGAACCTCAAATCATGGACACTTGA
- the LOC6035216 gene encoding superoxide dismutase [Mn], mitochondrial codes for MEAHAKQSYNELPPKNSSPISRTKHTLPELPYEYAALEPTICREIMELHHQKHHAGYVSNLNTAEEQLTEALASNRVTDVIKLGPSLKFNGGGHLNHSLFWENLTPLCTAPSKALEASLKHNFYSMEDFKALVRGAALNVQGSGWVWLGWDKDRKLLRIAACANQDPLEATTGLMPLLGIDVWEHAYYLQYKNDRAQYFDALWEIINWKEVSKRYEKLRCTVNK; via the exons ATGGAGGCGCACGCG AAACAATCATATAACGAACTTCCCCCTAAAAACAGCTCACCCATCAGCCGCACCAAGCACACCCTTCCGGAACTCCCCTACGAATATGCCGCCCTAGAACCCACAATCTGCCGGGAAATCATGGAACTTCACCACCAGAAGCACCACGCCGGATACGTCAGCAATTTAAACACCGCCGAAGAACAACTCACAGAGGCCCTTGCCTCGAACCGCGTGACCGACGTGATCAAACTGGGCCCTTCTTTGAAATTCAACGGCGGTGGTCACCTCAACCATTCCCTCTTCTGGGAGAACCTAACCCCACTTTGTACGGCCCCCTCGAAGGCGCTGGAAGCCTCGTTGAAGCACAATTTCTACTCGATGGAGGACTTTAAGGCGTTGGTTCGCGGCGCGGCGTTGAACGTTCAGGGCTCCGGATGGGTTTGGCTCGGGTGGGACAAGGACCGGAAGCTACTGCGGATTGCCGCGTGCGCGAATCAAGACCCACTGGAGGCCACAACCGGGCTGATGCCCCTGTTGGGGATAGACGTGTGGGAACACGCGTACTATTTGCAGTATAAAAATGATCGAGCGCAGTACTTTGATGCCCTGTGGGAGATTATCAACTGGAAGGAGGTGTCGAAGCGGTACGAGAAACTGCGCTGTACGGTGAACAAGTGA